CGAGGCCTGGTACAACCCGCGCCGCCGGCACACCAGCCTCGGCATGCTCAGCCCCGCCGACTACGAAGCGCTACACACCGCCGCCGAACCAGCGGCATGATCACCACACCCGACGTGTCCGGAGAACCGGGTCAGGCTCCCTGCTCGTCTGCGACGAGAACGCAGAGTAGGGGGGCTAGATCCTCTGGGAGTACAACTTCTTGAACTCGGGCCTCATAGAAGCCCCCTAAAGCCCGTGTAGAGAGGCCCAGTGAGCTTGCATTCTGCTCGAGATGAGCCAGTACCTGTCCGGCCTCGATAAGAACATAGGACCAGCCTCTATTGCCGTACTTGCCGCACACTCTGTCCATCTGTGCCGTAATCACAATGACAGCAGCTCCGGCCGCTAGCGCAGTCGCGAGTGAATCGTCGCGGACGAAGCAGGAAAGGAGCCGAGCGTAGTCGACGTGCTTGTAGGCGGTCACGGTGGCCGACCAGTGGTTGACCCAGCTTACTGTCGAGACGCCACCCGATTGGGTCACCGCCCAAAGGTAAATCGGCCACATGGCCCCGGCGGACGAGAATTCAAGATGCCCGTCCGAACGCGGTCGCATGACCCGGGCGGCCAGCGACAACGTCCGGCGACCAAGCTCGTCACTGTCGCGTACGTGCGCGGATGACAGGTCGAGAGAATTGCGTCGGTGAGATGTAAGGTTGCCAGGCAAGTCCGTCCAAACTCGTGGATCGTGGCTCCCGGAGCTGTATCCATCGAGAGTCCAAACCGGCAACGCATACGCCTGTTCGGCGGTCATATTAGCGGGAAACACAGGAGGGTTCGATGCGATGGCGGTGCACCACCATCGCCACATACTTGACGCGTCTACGAGGCCACCGACATCGCAGAGGGCCTCGATCAGATCGGATAATCTGGCGGCGGGGAGTTGGCTTGATTGGCTGAGCTCGTAAAGTAAACTCCGACCATCGCACGACATCAAGAAGCCCAAGACCTGGCGGAGTTCAGCGGCAGAATCTGCTCGCACACGAACTGAGCCGCCCTGACATACAACTCTGACGTCTAAGCCATCAGCAAATACGGCACCGAAAAGAAATGGGTGGCGCGGTGTGTTCACGCCTTTCAGGCGCCCCGGTACGTCTACTCGGAAAGCGCGGGAGCGGGTGCAGCGTCGTCGATGACGAGCGGGCTGTCTGCGCCCCTACACATGCTGCCCTGGGAACCTGAATTGTTACTTCCAGAGTTACAGGTGAGTCCGCGCGCATCCTCGATCTGCTTGGCCTTCTCGACGATGATGTCCATGTCCGCTCCCTCGTTGGCGACCTTCGCTAGACAGTAGCCCCGGCGATCCGGTATCGGCAAGGCCGACGGGGTGTTACTGATCGTGATCGGAGCCTTGCGCTCGCCCGCTACGTGCTAACGCTCGACTTGTTGAGCAGTCGCCACCGTGCGCGTACGGTTGATGCGACGGGGGTAACTGATGTCGATGCCAAGCCTGGCCGCCGGGTTCTCTGAGTCGGTCATGCGGCACGCTCGCCACTCCGCGAGCACGCCCCCACGCGAGGGTCACGCTGTCGGCCCGGTGCCCAGCGACCTGACTGAGGATCGACTGCGGGACTGGTGGCGACTCCTCCGCCGGGACGGGCGAGGCCGCAAGAGATGAGTCTCTCGATGGACGTCAAGGCGACACAAAGATCGGAAGAGGACGACATCGCAGGCTGACGCATTGCCAGGACCTGACACTACGAGCACCGTATCGGTCTCGGGACAACGGGAATGATCAGCTGAGTTGCTGTGTGCCACGGCCTCGGGTACCAGCGCCGCGCGAGGCGGCACGCACGTCAGCGTCGTGCGATGCGTGCTGGGTCTTGCTGGCCTCGACCGCATTCGCGACTCTCCGCGCTCACATTGCGCTCACATGTGAGCGCAGACGGCCCCGGATCGGGCCGACGAGTCGGGACTCGATTTCGCAAAGCCGAGGTCAGGCGGGGTGTCGCCTACTGGCTCGGACTATCCCGGATGGCTCTCAGAGCCCCTGCTCATGCGATCGACGGGCCTCAGAGGGCCAGGGCCGTGCTACGCCCGTACAGGTCATCGAGTACCGCAGCAGTCTCGTGGAGCTGCTCCGGGAAGAGGTGGCCGTAGGTGTCCATCGTCTCGACGATCGACTTGTGGCCGAGGCGGGCTTGGATGACCTTCGGGTGCAGCCCGGCGGCGATGAGTGACGACGCGTAGGTGTGCCGGAGCGCGTGCATACCGTACTCGTGCGGCAGGCCGGCGCGGCGAAGGGCGGGCTTCCAGACGGAGTCGTTGAACGAGCCGCGGCGCCAGACCTCGCCGCGCGGGTTGGTGAAGAGCACGCCGTCCTCGCCGGTGCCGTACTGCTCGATGTGCGCCGCGAGCGCGTCGACGACGAACGCCGGGAGCGGGAGGAGGCGACGCGACGACGGCGTCTTGAGTCGCTCGCTGATGACGGGCGCGCCGCCGCCGGCCGGTGTCTTGGCCTGCGCCTCGACCCACAGCTCACGGCGGAGGAAGTTCACTGCGCGCAGGCGGACGCCGAGGATCTCGCCCTGGCGCATGCCGGTGCCGACGCCGAGGGCGAGGATCGCGTAGTGGTCGGGCCGCGCCTCGCGCAGCAGCGCGGTGACCTGCTCGGGCGTGAGGATCGACAGCTTCGACGGCGGGATCGCCGGGAGGTTGATCTTGTAGCAGGGCGTCGCGGTGAGCAGCCGGTCGTACACGGCGGAGCGCAGCATCATGGCGAGCAGCGCGTAGATGTGGCGGACGGTGCGCGGTGCGAGCCCCTTGTTGACCAGGGTGCCGACGAAGGCGTTGATGTCCGAGCGCCGCAGCGACGACATGGCGCGGCCGCCGAGGTGGGGGAGCACCTGGCACTTCAAGTAGGTCCGGTAGCCGGCCATCGTGTTGTGCTCGACGCGCAGCGACGCGAGCCAGGTCGGCGCGTACTCGGCGAGGGTCATCCTCGCGTCGCCGCGGAACACGTAGGTGCCATCGAGCGCCGCGACCTGGGCGCGCGCGAGCGCCTGCTCGGCGAGCTTCAAGGTCGGGAAGCGCTTGCGGACCATGCGCCCGTCGACACGGTACGTAATCTCGTACGAGACACCGCGGCCGTGGGCTACCTTGCGAGGACGAGCCATGGGACCTCCTGTGACATCCGTGTGACAACGGACCCCACGTGGTCCCGCAAAGTACCTCTGACCTGCGGCAACTCTTGAGGGTCGCGACCCTCGTAACGCCCCGGCTTACAGGCCGGCTCGTTCGCCCCACCTCTCCGGACCGTGCTCGGAGAGGCTGGTTCCGCAGGTCAGAGGCCCTTTCGCGGGTCCGCCGTCATGCCGGCCCGTTGCCACGTTCGCCGATCACTTACAGGCGGGTCCGGCAGTCGATCACCTTCAGTGCCGGTGACGGCGCGTAGTCGAGCGCCGCGGCGGCCCTGCGCGTCGTCGGCGAGGCGTGCGCGACCGCCGCGTCGGCCGGTGCGAAGCGGGCTAACGTCCGTGCAGGAGGAGCGATGTCGTACGAGCGGATCAGCATCGACCACGCGAAGATGGGCGGGCTGCCCTGCATCCGCGACCTGCGGATGCCGGTGAGCACCGTGATCGGGCAGCTCGCCGCGGGGCGCACGCACGCCGACATCCTGGCGACTTCCCGATCTCGAAGAGGCCGACATCGTGGCGGCGCTGGAGTACGCGGCGGCGGCGGTGCAGGAGCGTGAGCTGCCGCTGGCGGCGCACGGGTGAGCTTGCTCCTCGACGCGAACCTGTCGCACCGGATCGCTGTCCTGCGCGTGGGGATTCGACGCGATTCATGTGCGCGACTACGGGTGGCTCGACCGTCTAAGGACGGCGTACCGCAGGCCAAGCGGCGGCCCCCGGCTCAACGAACGCCCCGAAGGCCGGGCGGGTCTAGAGGTCGATCACGTCGACGAGGTCGTGGATCGCCCGGAAGTCGGCGCCGTTGCGGGTGTAGAGCGGGAGGTCGGCGGCGCAGGCCGTTGCCGCGATGAGGAGGTCGACCGCGCGCGCGCCGCGCGCCTTACGGCCGGCTGCGACGACGGCGGCGTAGATCCGCCCGTACGCCCGGGCGGCTTCCGCGTCGAAGGGGAGGGGGTCGAACGCTGCTTCGGCGCGTTGGAGCCGGTCCTGGCGGCGAGCACGTTCGTCGCTGTCGGTGGTGGCGTGAGGTCCGGCGGCGAGTTCGGCCATGGTGATCGCGCTGACCGCGACTTCGAGCGGAAGTCGTGCCGGGTCGATGTTCTCGAGGTCGATCACGACGGAGGTGTCGATGATCCCGCGCGGCGTGCGTACGGCGTCAGGCACGAGGAGCGGCATCCTGGGTGGCGACGGCGTCAAGGTCGGCGCGGAACCTCTCGACGTCGATGCCAGGAGCGTGGCGGAAGAGGGCGACGGCGGTGTCGGCATGGACGAAGCGGTGCCGGCGTAGCGGTGTGAGCTCGCCGACCGGCACGCCGTTGCGCGTCACGACGAAGGTCTCGCCCTGGTCGAGCTGACGCATGATCTCGCCGCTCTCGTTGCGCAGCTCGCGCTGCGTGATCTCCCGAGACATGACCGTACTGTAGCACGCCGTGCTACGCGACGACAGCGACAGCTGCCGGGCCGAGGACCGGTGAGGGCTTTCTCCGCAGCGGTGAACAAGCGAGGTCAGTGAAGAAGCAAGCGGGACCAACGGGTTCGTCGTGGCTCCGACGCTTCGAGCGTTGCCGTCAGACTGCGACGTGTCCCGTACTGGCTGTCAATGCCACTGGCAGGAACAAGCCCCCTGGCTCACAGGCCGGCTCGTTCGCGCCACCTCTCCGGATCGTGCTCGGAGAGGCTGTTCGGCAGGTCAGAGGCTCTTACGCCGCGGACGACAGCCGGGCTTCCAGCCGTCTGAGGTAGTCGTGCGCCTCATCCGCCACGTCCATCGCGGCCGGAGCTTCCACGCCGCGCGCGAGGCGAACGATCCGTTCCAGCTGCCGCGGTAGCCCGAACTCCGCCGCCGCCTCTGCGGCATGCCGCAGTCGCGCGAGCGCTTCCTCGCGTTCGCCGACTCGGACCAGCGCGTCGATCCGGGTGATCGCGTACATCGTTCGCCACTGCGGTGCCTCCCGCCCGAGATCGATCGCGGCGACACGCCGGTCGTGCTCGTCGACGTCGGCGAGGGTCACCGTGCCCATCTCGACACGGCCGCGTAGTGCGACCTCGTTGACGGTCAGCTCGCTGAACATCGGCGTGTGGTGAGGCATGACATCGAGGGCGATCCGCGCCTGGGTCAGCCACGACTGGTGTTCCCGCCCGTCACCGAGGGCTCCGTACAGCCTGCTGCGTAGCTGCGCCCCGCATCCGCGCGCCCATGGCACCGTCGTGCCTTCCGCGGCGGCGAACAGGCGCTCGGCGGCGACATGTCGATCGGCTTTGCGCAGCTCCTGGGCCGCCCAGACTGTCGCGTACGCCTCGAGTTCGAGGTCCCCTGACTCGCGAGCGGCCCGGGCCGCCCGCCAGTCCCAGTCCACCGCACGGTCGAGGTGCTGCTGCGGCAGCACGTCGCCCAGCAGGATGCCGTACTCGACGGCCG
The Frankiaceae bacterium genome window above contains:
- a CDS encoding tyrosine-type recombinase/integrase, which codes for MVRKRFPTLKLAEQALARAQVAALDGTYVFRGDARMTLAEYAPTWLASLRVEHNTMAGYRTYLKCQVLPHLGGRAMSSLRRSDINAFVGTLVNKGLAPRTVRHIYALLAMMLRSAVYDRLLTATPCYKINLPAIPPSKLSILTPEQVTALLREARPDHYAILALGVGTGMRQGEILGVRLRAVNFLRRELWVEAQAKTPAGGGAPVISERLKTPSSRRLLPLPAFVVDALAAHIEQYGTGEDGVLFTNPRGEVWRRGSFNDSVWKPALRRAGLPHEYGMHALRHTYASSLIAAGLHPKVIQARLGHKSIVETMDTYGHLFPEQLHETAAVLDDLYGRSTALAL
- a CDS encoding type II toxin-antitoxin system VapC family toxin, with protein sequence MPDAVRTPRGIIDTSVVIDLENIDPARLPLEVAVSAITMAELAAGPHATTDSDERARRQDRLQRAEAAFDPLPFDAEAARAYGRIYAAVVAAGRKARGARAVDLLIAATACAADLPLYTRNGADFRAIHDLVDVIDL
- a CDS encoding type II toxin-antitoxin system prevent-host-death family antitoxin translates to MSREITQRELRNESGEIMRQLDQGETFVVTRNGVPVGELTPLRRHRFVHADTAVALFRHAPGIDVERFRADLDAVATQDAAPRA